In Alosa sapidissima isolate fAloSap1 chromosome 5, fAloSap1.pri, whole genome shotgun sequence, the genomic stretch GCCTAGCCCTAGGCCTAAGTATCATGATTTTATATTCAGTGCAGTAAAGTTTTTGCAACTGCAACTCCTAAACCAGCAAAGATGCTTTACACAAAGGAATGGATAAAACCTCTGTTGAAAACAACGGACAAGAAACGTTCAGAAATGAAGACACAACAACTTTGTCCCAAGTACAAGGAATATGGCCTCTCAAGGAATATCGCAATACTTACAGCCTACTCATGTCCACTACAGATCACTCAACCATTCAACTTTTTTCAGAGGTCCAAAGAACATATCCATCAAACATTTgactgaaagagaaaaaaaaaatcaataaagcCAATATACACAACCTCACATGTACAAACTTAAGAGTATTCTTGCTTGAATGCACGCTTTCGGAATTCAGCATTTATCTCAAGTCTGTGAAACATTCCTGTAAACTGAAACTCAAAAacatcacacaaacaaaaaacagcaaTAAGCTCACTTAAGGGCAATAGTAGagttcctctctccttcttcttcctAAAATAAAGTGCCTCGACCGTGTCTAAtcttgtgtttctctgtgtaccTCTCCTCCGGCGGGGCCAGAAAAAGAGGAAAATTCAGGGGCTCTCCTCGCCAACCTGTGGCCTGGAGAAACAACACGCTTAAGAAGATCAAACGTGGTCAGAGAGGTGTAATTACTGTGGGTTATGAAAACTGGCTGTCATGCACCACCACGGATGAGCGAGTCCAATTCGGAGTAGCCTGGGGATAGCGAGTCAGACACGCCTGAAAACTGAGAAaagaaaaggggggaaaaagagCTAATCCTAAATGGTGAGAGTGAGCTTCGCTTCTACAtgatatttctgtgtgtgtgtgtgtttattcttttcttttttttttttttttttaaacactcGGGTCAAAAAGGTAGATCCACAAATGTACGCACAAATCAATGCTCTGTTAGGCGGTTGTTCCACTAAAGTCAATATGTACTTTTTTTTGGTCGGTTGAGATACTGGGCCAGTAACCTTCATAACTTGTGGAGGATTTTCTAAGTGCTGGGAGAGTTGGTAAATGGACCAAAGAATGCCCtgtcccctcttcctccctctgtgaTCTACCTGCACCCCCCTCCAATCCCCTCGGGGACGGGACTAGAAAGAGAGAACATAAAGTGGCGCGCCAAGGCAACAGAAACCTGTTGAAACAGGTTGGCACTGCAACAAAGAGCATCTCGCATAGTACAACACTGTCTCTGTGTGGTGAGAGAGCCCTTTACTGAAATGaagacccaaacacacacacacacacacagatctttaATTCAACAGCTCTAGTTGTGATGACCGACACATCAACTGTACTTATAAGTACAGttcaacactgcatttgtaCATGCACAAACAACCTACACTAAGGATGTGGACCGTACTCAAGGCACAGGATCTACCTATGACTCCAAGCATTGCACAGTTGATAAACTACTCAGGCTTATGCCATCAGATCTATCACCCGAGGTGGGAAAACAAATGAAATCCCCTCCCTATACAAATTGGGCAAATTCGGTCCTCTGAGGACTTATAGTATATATAGGCTAACTAAAATGATGTACACCCTGTGTACCATCTACATTGCAAAAGGATTTTACCTATTTTTCTGAAATGTTATGCATTATAATAAATGTTCAAATAGCCTATGCCAAAACAACACCTTTTAAGATGTAGACACATGGTTTTAACATGGGAATCAGCTTGGCAATGAAGACAAAAGTCAAAAAACATGGCCCAGGTGATTTACATGTGAATGCCGCCCTACACCAGAAATACAAAATATGTTTATCTGGAATATTGAACTTAAAATATCTTCTCTCTGTGACTGCCtctcaattaaaaaaaaggatAGCGTATGGTTTGTGTAGCGCACCAAATAGGTCTGGGCCAACTTTGGAACAAAATGTAAACTTGCTTACACAGACTGATTCTATGCAAACTTTTCCATACCAAAATCCAAAGAAGAGAcccaacaacacaaactgtcaGGCATTACTTTTTTAGATGCTTTACAGATTCAGTTGCAGTAATAGCAATGACAGCATGCAGGTTGAGACAAAAATATCATAATATGCtgatatataggcctatgtctaaggACAACTTGGAAGATTGAGAGTAGGGTACTAAAACAAATTTCTGTGCAACCAATAGACTAATTCAAAGACTCACCTGTTTTGAGGTGAATGATCATAGGCTGAACAATAGGTGAATGGAAACTAAAATGGGGTAAACATTTTTATAAGGCCTACATTTACTTAGAATCAAGTTAACTGTGTTTACAGTATATTATGTGGTTGGCAGCCAAACTGAGTTTAGTAGACTAAAATCTGATCAAGACAGTTACATCTGACAGGTGCATGAAAAAAATGTCAGATGTATTTCACAGGGCCTGCTGTGCAGTGATAGCTAGGCTGTCATGTTGTTGGCTAGCTTCAGCGTTGGCACCAACGCTAATCTGGCCTATTTTGTGAAATATATCTTTACTGAATCTGAATCGTATCTCCGTATTGTTGAATGAATCACGGTATCTGCTCCATGAACTCCACTCAAACAAATCTGACACCTACCTGCATCAATTTCCCTTCTGCGATGCCGGCGCTCCCTCCAGCAAACACCCCTTCCAGAGTGATAGTGTGTTCGTGTTTGAGAAGAGTCACCTTGATGACCGCTCTGGTGGCTGATCGCTCCGACTCCACTGCGGCCGCCAGCTCCAAGCCCGTCTGGCCAAACACCACCTGAAGGGCCGCCATCAGCAGCCACGGCCAGAGCCCGGCCAGTCGCCGCTGGAGGACGGTCATTGCACCGGCTGCAGCGGCGGGCTCCAGCCGCACATTGCGGACAACAAAGCTGTCAAACCTTCGATGTAGAATCAAGTGGGCTGAAATGTTCCGACCAATCTATTTGTCCAGTCTAAAAAACGGCACTGACCGTTGGTAAACGGGGGATGCACATGTAAAGTCTGTAGTTTTTACACCATGTCCTGAATCTTTTCTCCTTCAGAAAATAGTCTTATAAGAGTCGTTTTCATAATCAGAGGCAAGAGTTACCACTCCTGGCGACGTTTAAAACGTGCATGCATCTGcttaattaaaaatataatcTGAAAATACATCAGGATGCATTTATTACTGTAAAATTGAATGGTAAATAGGCTTAAATATGCTGGCTACCCTGTATCGCTCACAGGAGAGGCCAAACATAAAGTACACACATGAGACATGAGGGTAATTACTGAAAATGCGAACGTGAAAACGTGCATTAATCCACCTTTCAAAGACACACTTTTCTATTTTCCTGGAGGTACACTTCCTCTTCATTTGAAAGGTTCAGGTTTCTACTTCGCAAAGTTCGATTCAATCCAATTGGTTTAAGAACACAATTTAGACCTGGAAAAATAAAGTGGATAACTCTGTTCCCATTTCGACGCACGACCCGTCACGTCGCGATAAACATCACTAGACAGCTTATTCAACACAATCCAAGTTACATTTCCAAAGCAAAACTGAATCAGTCCCGAGTGGTGTATTGGGCTCAACAGGTTGCTGAAATATTCCCAACGCAAGTGTCCTCTTCGAAACACTTTGAAACTCCAGCGCATATGGTATATCTCCGGAGGAACCGAAGATTCGTATTAAAAAGACCAGGTATGCCACACATGATTGTTGCTATTCTGAAATTTATAGCCTACAAGATAGAACGTAACGCTAAAGTTCTGCTCGTGGACACGGAgcaaaagcaaaacattttcaACACACTGGCTACAACGTGTTCCGTGGTCTCCAATGCGGCAACAAGTTGTAGGACGAGTAGGCTACTCGTCAAAACCTTATAACTCGAGTTTTCAGAAATGATTCACAGGGTTCGGGACCATTGTATTACTTTACCAACTGGTAAGTGGCCTAACTAACCACGAACATTTAACTCCCGACCACACGTGAGAACTTCAGATGTTGTATCCACTTGAAGTAAATTAATAATCAAATTCTGAACAGCATCTAAAGCCTGCTCCGTCCCCAAAGCACGTTCGACACAGTAGTGTATTTTTCCTAACTCCCAAGTTAGCGCTCCTAAATGCCGGGATCTTTTTCGAATCTCAAAAGGCACACTTCAGAAATGTCAGCCAAAAAAAGTTGTCCGTTGATGTAAAAAGTTACTGTTTTAAAAATCCCAGAGTATACGCGTCGTTTTCGTAGAAAGAAGTTGAGTGCCAGCAAAACTGTACATTGGCGAAGTCTCGACTCTTACCCGAGAGTCTCCCTCCCCTGGGATCTCATAGATTGCCTACCTGCTGACTGACTGTCACTGAGGGTGGAGCAGCGGTCAGCCATACGGATGAAAAGGGGATGACTGACGACCTCATGTGGCGACTCTGGCAGAGCATAGGCCTACGCCAAATTACTAAAAGTAGAAAATAAGTATTCGCTCCAAATGCAACTCTAGGCTTAACTTGGTATAGGTGCAATCTAATCTAAGAGCTATctagcaaacaaacacaaaaaagaccAGAATTGCCATAATAAACATGTATTCTCAGTGTTTTTAAAAAACAGTTACAGTTCAGAATGCACAGCTAATTTGTAAGCAAAGTAATAATTTAAGACTATAAAATGATTACAAATAATTAGGCCTGTGTTTATGTCAGATAAGAGCATGTTGATTAAAACAGAATATTAATTTAAAGTAAAAATGAATATTCATATTTGAATTTATTAAAGATAAAAAATACTGAGGTTGTGTTAAAAATGAATATAAGCACATTTATGTTAAACATATTTCACAATGTTTTAACATGTTGATTGTCTTGTTATATTACTATTAGCCATTGGCACCTTTAAAACTGTAAAACCTTGAACTCAACCCCTGAAACCAATAAATAAGAATAAATAACCTAACTATGTACATGTCAAAACAAAGTtcaataacttaatatcagtcATCATGGCAGATTTATCTCATTAGGCATGTTTTCTAAAACAGGGTTCGAATTTAAACCATCAGAAAACTCATAAAACTTGCAGAACTGTGCAGAACTTTGGAAAGCAAGAATAGCATTGAGACTAGAGCACTGGGGATCATCAAGGATCTTTCTCGCAAGCTACGTCCACTAACATGTTAAGATCTAAAAgggataaataaaaacaaagcacaaacacacacattgacagaaaATAGATCAAAATGTGCAAACAACTGCCCAGTCTACAAATAACAAGCAGGTGTCTGCTACCATAAACTGAAACAAACCCATGAAACTGAAATTTAACAAACTTTTAGGCCTATGTCTCATCAAAAAGACTGAATTATTTTCACTGAtatgtgaaaataaatatgtcaaaatatacacattttctTTATGTGTTTTACCTTCAAATggaatacagtatacagtactaTCTATCCCATATATTATGCCATCATTTCACTATCAGTGGCCTTAAAATATCCAAATAGCTTTCaccatttcttatacatattcaCCAAATGATAAGGGTGATCTAAGCTAATCTGTACATTTGTACATCTCTTTACCAATTCTTTCAGGTAGTCAAAGACAAATGAACTGAGTCCTAATTTGCAGGTCCAATTACCACATCCATGACTTAGAAACAAACAGAATGGGTGGTTGTGTGAGTAGTGAGTGTGTAAAATAGTTGATTTATAAAACTCACCAGGTGATTTGGTCTGCTTCCTGGAGTTACTGTCCTCTTGGGTAATGTCACTCAGTTTAATGGTGGTGTCCGCGTCATTCTCTAATGCTTTGTCAGAGGATTCCACATGATGCACAGCATTTCCATTCACCTGAAGATAAATAAGATATCTTTTCACCAAACATACAGCATGATCTGTGGCTTACCTACCATGATCTCTAAAACAATATCTATTTTGATGATGAACTGAAATCACAGAAATTAACCCCTACAGAAGACACACATACCTGGTTGACACCAGTGGATGCAGATTCCACAGGCTCAGGCAGGGAAGGCCTCTGCTCGGTGGTTCCTTCTGAGGCAGCCTCTGGCAGATTTGAAGCACCTTCCACAGTGATGGCAATTCCCGACGGCACATTCCCTGGCACAGCAATGATAATTCCACCCATTGGGACAGGGCCATGGGAAGCCATTGTGTTGGAATCCTTGGCAATGGACATGTCAGTGTTGTTGACTGAGTCACCGGCATCACCCTGAGCAGAGGTTTGGGCAGACACACTGTAGACTGTGCACTCAGGATGTGACTCCGCAGGATGGTAATGTTTCTCTGGTGTCTCCACTTTCACCATGTGAAGCTTTGGGGAGGCCTGAAGCTCATCAACTATTTGGAAGACGGTGTCAAGGTTAACATCGTTCTTCTTCGTCTCCTGTAACTCTTCGTTTTGCCAGTCTTGGTTCTGGTTATTGGGATGTAGGTAACCCACTTGATAATTTGGCTAAAATGTATAAAACGAAAAGTGATTATGTTAATAAAATCAAAACCTGGTGACATTGTCAATGAATAAACAGCACCAACAGTACAACAAGACTATCCTACCTGAAAATAGCTATAATGGGGAAATGAGGATGGAGTCTGGTGAGCACAAGAACTCATATCCTTGTCCATGTTTCCTGATGGACAGCACTGACACACTGcaacaaaaacatttgacaacaataaacaacaatacATTTGAAAAGTAGTTTTAATACTGAAAACACGCCATTACTGTGTTAACTActttaatacaaaaaaaaatcttaaaacggacatattttgtattttacaatATATTATTATGGTTCTTGCTTACCAGCAGAATAAAATCCAGGACGATATTGAGGATGGTGAGGTATGAAGCCATTCAGCTTTTGCCCACTGACTGAAACACCCTGTGACCCCTGCTGGACATGTACTGTGGTAGGGTTGGGCTGCACTGGACAAGGGGGCTCTGTCATGAACCGGCGTATTACAGAAACGGGTATCCctttatcagtgtaaaatgtggTAGGGGAGGAAGCATCTCCATGACCCATTATCCAGCCACGGGATGGAATAGGGGTCCTGTCGTATTCTTTTGGCTGAATTAGGCCACGATGATAGGGATGGGAAACTACTCTGTCCCGAGACAGTCCCCGATGGATTGGTCCTGCAAACATCGTACCTAATGGACAAAATTAAACAGGTCGTAATTATAAAGTTATATAGATGTAACATGACAATGTACGTTAACGTTATTCAAATAAACCAAATCATGCTTTACAACTAACGTTAATTATTGagtttgatgatgatgatgttaacTTACCTTGCTTTTCAATTTGATTTCTGTCGTCGGTCTCGGGAGAATTTACCAGGAGTCTTCTGAAGCGACTCGGTGGACGACAGTTTACTTCCAGTCCTGCTTCAAGTTTTGCTTTATTTGTGCTTGTTAACCTTTTAAGGTTCACTAATAATTCTGGGTGATCCTTTTTAAAATTTGGATTATGGAAGTGGTGTTGAATTCCGTCCATTAGCGTTAGGTCTCTTTCCACAGGTCTCTCATTACCTGGCGCGAGCACCACCTTTCTGAATCCATAGAGGTTTAATTGACGAATGAAACTTGTAAAatttgttgttttaaaaaggtcTGATGCTTCTCCATCAGGTTTAACAGGTGAGAGCAACTCCGCTTCAAAGTGCTGTTGATCGATGATCACACCTTCCCCGCAAGTATCCCATCGAATGGAACGATTGTTGGGACTGTTGACTAAACGCCACAACTTCGCGGGGAAATTGTTGGGGTTGATTGGGATAGTAATGAGAGCCTCTTCTACGTCCATGGTAAGTTGATCACTGCAAAAGAAATATGAATTATGTCGCAGAACCAACAATCAACAACTCTACCTGAATGTGTGAATTTGATCTTATATCTTTCCAGCCGTAGATAGCATCAACTAAGTGGCTAATACTGGCtgatgttaacgttagctgtcAGGCTAACTGTAGCTGCTAcccttaacgttaacgttaactctgCAAAATACTCCTATAAAGAGGGTTAAACCATCGACATTAGCCATCAAGTTATTATAACTTGGTAATCAATACATCTAAAATGCCTGGTTTATGACCAGATCGATTAATTTCTCACAAAACCAGTTAACTGTTGAAGCCTTGATATTTGTATTATTGAAAAATTAGCTAGCAGTTGTCTGGATTTACATTTACCTGTGCTTTCTTCCAGCAGCTAATCTAGAGTTTTGAGGTGTCTTCTCAGAACCGTTGAAAGTATTCCCGAACCGTTATGCACGA encodes the following:
- the hsf5 gene encoding heat shock factor protein 5, encoding MDVEEALITIPINPNNFPAKLWRLVNSPNNRSIRWDTCGEGVIIDQQHFEAELLSPVKPDGEASDLFKTTNFTSFIRQLNLYGFRKVVLAPGNERPVERDLTLMDGIQHHFHNPNFKKDHPELLVNLKRLTSTNKAKLEAGLEVNCRPPSRFRRLLVNSPETDDRNQIEKQGTMFAGPIHRGLSRDRVVSHPYHRGLIQPKEYDRTPIPSRGWIMGHGDASSPTTFYTDKGIPVSVIRRFMTEPPCPVQPNPTTVHVQQGSQGVSVSGQKLNGFIPHHPQYRPGFYSAVCQCCPSGNMDKDMSSCAHQTPSSFPHYSYFQPNYQVGYLHPNNQNQDWQNEELQETKKNDVNLDTVFQIVDELQASPKLHMVKVETPEKHYHPAESHPECTVYSVSAQTSAQGDAGDSVNNTDMSIAKDSNTMASHGPVPMGGIIIAVPGNVPSGIAITVEGASNLPEAASEGTTEQRPSLPEPVESASTGVNQVNGNAVHHVESSDKALENDADTTIKLSDITQEDSNSRKQTKSPDLNMLVDVACEKDP